One Flavobacterium sp. 90 DNA segment encodes these proteins:
- a CDS encoding M17 family peptidase N-terminal domain-containing protein → MKNTTLLSTYRLRNSYLILFITIFFANASFAQTAALGSTTTWGKVDGVAINGLVQGPSSAEAELQVACVFEYTEGDIFNPPALPANLNGMVHLDDALKGIITELRKSGKFTGHSLETLLITPPKGTLAAKKLLLIGLGDRNKFTPDLMISVGSVAMREALRLGVSNYAFASDIKDAGIDSPTALVATNVVLGSFEAYRTQTYLKDKKLADYKPLTKIILLAGPSFYNVAGEGIKEAIAKLNAK, encoded by the coding sequence ATGAAAAATACCACACTTTTATCCACATACAGACTTAGAAATTCTTATCTAATTCTTTTTATCACAATATTCTTTGCTAATGCATCATTTGCACAAACAGCAGCACTTGGATCAACAACCACTTGGGGAAAAGTTGACGGAGTTGCCATAAACGGATTGGTTCAGGGACCATCTTCAGCGGAAGCAGAATTACAAGTTGCCTGCGTTTTCGAATATACTGAAGGTGATATCTTTAACCCTCCTGCCCTTCCTGCAAACCTTAACGGAATGGTACATTTAGACGATGCTTTAAAAGGAATTATCACCGAATTACGCAAAAGCGGAAAATTTACCGGACATTCACTTGAAACTTTATTGATTACGCCTCCAAAAGGAACTTTGGCAGCCAAAAAATTATTACTTATTGGTCTTGGTGATCGCAATAAATTCACGCCGGATTTAATGATAAGTGTCGGAAGTGTTGCCATGCGCGAAGCCTTACGTTTAGGAGTTTCTAACTACGCTTTTGCAAGTGATATTAAAGATGCTGGAATCGATTCTCCAACGGCTTTAGTAGCAACAAATGTAGTTTTAGGTTCTTTTGAAGCTTACAGAACGCAAACTTATTTAAAAGATAAAAAATTAGCCGATTATAAGCCATTAACCAAAATTATTTTGCTTGCAGGTCCATCTTTCTACAATGTTGCCGGCGAAGGAATTAAAGAAGCAATTGCAAAACTTAACGCTAAATAA
- a CDS encoding alginate export family protein, which yields MSKNKNFGIIVMCFLLMGSIASAQNFKLLRYDENYEFLKDSNRNFYENLKFIPLNKQKDFYMSLGGEARYEYVDFNNEDWGRLNIGHNNFFLQRYDLHADVHLGKTFRVFAQLRSALQDGRINGPRGIDEDQLNVQNLFLDVNLYQKEDKKLTIRAGRQELDYGSGRLISVREGPNARLYFTGAKIMYSSARFSIDAFAMMADTVHKGVFDNKMSKQINLWGAYSKIIFPKAGNLDLYYLGINRKESLFEEGIAPEKRHTIGTRFWKYGGGFIYNLEAAYQFGSFGSGNINAWTASADLGYSFENIKFKPTINLRNDYISGDQNQGNGNLQTFNPLYPKGGYFGFSPQVGPVNLIDIHPYATMDLLPQLKMQVDVVFNWRYSLQDGVYRPSGTLNLPGSSSTEPYIGTAYLANFTYSVNKFISVVSGIQYFKTGAFIDDIIPNSKDGVFFNARLGFKF from the coding sequence TTGTCAAAAAACAAGAACTTCGGAATCATCGTGATGTGTTTTCTTTTAATGGGAAGCATTGCATCGGCACAAAACTTTAAACTTTTGCGTTATGACGAAAACTACGAATTTCTAAAAGATTCAAACAGAAACTTTTATGAGAATCTAAAATTCATTCCGTTAAACAAACAGAAAGATTTTTATATGTCTCTTGGAGGTGAAGCCCGATATGAATACGTTGATTTCAATAATGAAGATTGGGGAAGATTAAATATTGGTCACAACAACTTTTTCCTGCAGCGTTATGATCTTCATGCCGATGTTCATTTAGGAAAAACCTTTAGAGTATTTGCACAATTAAGAAGCGCCTTGCAAGACGGCAGAATCAACGGTCCAAGAGGAATTGACGAAGATCAGTTGAATGTTCAGAATCTTTTTTTAGATGTAAATCTATATCAGAAAGAAGATAAAAAACTAACCATTCGTGCCGGAAGACAAGAACTCGATTACGGTTCGGGAAGATTAATTTCAGTAAGAGAAGGTCCAAATGCGAGACTTTATTTTACAGGAGCCAAAATAATGTACTCTTCAGCCCGATTCTCAATTGACGCTTTTGCAATGATGGCAGATACGGTTCACAAAGGCGTTTTTGATAATAAAATGTCGAAACAAATCAATTTATGGGGCGCTTATTCGAAAATAATATTCCCAAAAGCAGGAAACCTGGATCTTTATTATCTCGGAATCAACAGAAAAGAATCTCTTTTTGAAGAAGGAATTGCACCCGAAAAAAGACATACAATAGGAACAAGATTCTGGAAATATGGCGGAGGTTTTATTTATAATCTTGAAGCGGCATATCAGTTTGGGAGTTTTGGTTCCGGAAATATTAATGCCTGGACAGCTTCTGCAGATTTGGGTTATTCCTTCGAAAATATAAAATTCAAACCAACGATAAACCTTCGAAACGATTATATATCGGGAGATCAAAATCAAGGCAATGGAAACCTGCAAACGTTTAATCCGTTGTATCCAAAAGGAGGATATTTTGGTTTTAGTCCGCAAGTGGGTCCGGTAAACCTTATCGACATTCATCCTTATGCCACGATGGATTTATTGCCACAATTAAAGATGCAGGTCGATGTGGTTTTTAACTGGAGATATTCACTTCAAGACGGTGTTTACAGGCCAAGCGGCACTTTGAATCTTCCCGGAAGTTCTTCGACAGAACCGTATATCGGGACGGCTTATCTTGCAAATTTTACCTATAGCGTTAACAAATTTATTTCAGTCGTAAGCGGAATTCAATATTTTAAAACCGGCGCTTTTATCGACGACATCATTCCAAATTCAAAAGACGGCGTTTTCTTTAATGCCCGATTAGGGTTTAAATTTTAA
- a CDS encoding hydrolase gives MKPSVNLLSPDNHALVLIDFEGQMAFATSSIPLSELRNNVAIVCGASKIFNVPTVVTTVFEESFAGPVFPEIEEYYPIATSGYIDRTTMNTWEDENAYKAITGTKKQKLVLAGLWTGVCIVGPALSAIEEGYEVYVITDACGDVSTEAHERAIQRMIQVGAQPITSIQYILELQRDWARQETYVPVTNLMKKHGGSYGLGIHYAHNMLKH, from the coding sequence ATGAAACCATCAGTAAACTTATTATCACCAGACAATCACGCATTAGTATTAATTGATTTCGAAGGACAAATGGCATTTGCTACAAGCAGTATTCCGTTAAGCGAATTGCGTAACAATGTTGCTATTGTTTGCGGCGCATCAAAAATCTTCAACGTTCCAACGGTTGTAACCACTGTTTTTGAAGAAAGTTTTGCAGGTCCGGTTTTCCCTGAAATTGAAGAATATTACCCAATCGCAACTTCAGGATATATTGACCGTACAACGATGAATACCTGGGAAGACGAAAACGCTTATAAAGCAATTACCGGAACTAAAAAACAAAAACTGGTTCTTGCAGGATTATGGACAGGAGTTTGCATAGTTGGTCCCGCTTTATCTGCCATTGAAGAAGGTTATGAAGTTTACGTAATCACAGATGCCTGTGGAGATGTAAGCACAGAAGCTCACGAACGTGCAATACAAAGAATGATACAAGTTGGAGCGCAGCCTATAACTTCTATCCAATATATATTAGAACTTCAAAGAGACTGGGCACGTCAGGAAACGTATGTTCCGGTAACTAATTTAATGAAAAAACACGGCGGATCTTACGGTTTAGGAATTCATTATGCACACAACATGTTGAAACACTAA
- a CDS encoding phosphoribosylpyrophosphate synthetase produces the protein MSTIQQPSFDTVTEALQWLNQQGFTENFNLDENCIRYNNNKQTMSPEEFKIEYLFRFEGDTDPGDEDIVYGIISEIYNIKGVLTSAFGIYADAVSAEMIRKLSTHSI, from the coding sequence ATGAGTACTATTCAACAACCATCATTTGATACCGTTACAGAAGCTTTGCAATGGCTAAATCAACAAGGATTTACCGAAAACTTCAATCTTGACGAAAACTGTATTCGTTATAATAATAACAAACAAACGATGTCACCTGAAGAATTCAAAATCGAATATTTATTCCGTTTTGAAGGAGATACAGATCCCGGCGATGAAGATATTGTGTACGGCATTATATCTGAAATCTACAATATCAAAGGTGTTCTAACCAGCGCATTCGGAATATATGCCGACGCCGTTTCTGCTGAAATGATTCGTAAACTTTCAACACATTCTATATAA
- a CDS encoding alpha/beta hydrolase: protein MSTFKTQDGTEIFYKDWGTGTPVVFHHGWPLSSDDWDAQMMFFLKQGYRVIAHDRRGHGRSGQTSEGNNMETYASDIAELTAFLDLKDAIHVGHSTGGGEVIRYAAKYGKLRVAKAVIISAVTPIMIQNETNPEGVPLSVFDEIRQGTGFNRAQYFYDFPIPFYGWNREGKVVQEGIKHNWWRQGMMGSVLAHYEGIKAFSESDFTEDLKSLDIPVLVLHGEDDQIVPYGQAPRAAALLKNGKLISYPGFPHGMPTTEAETINNDILAFIKA from the coding sequence ATGAGCACATTTAAAACACAAGACGGAACAGAAATTTTTTACAAAGATTGGGGAACAGGAACACCAGTAGTTTTTCACCACGGATGGCCATTATCAAGTGATGACTGGGATGCACAAATGATGTTTTTCTTAAAACAAGGATACAGAGTTATTGCACATGATCGCCGCGGACACGGTCGTTCTGGTCAAACTTCTGAAGGAAACAACATGGAAACTTATGCATCAGATATTGCTGAATTAACTGCATTTCTTGATTTGAAAGATGCTATTCACGTTGGTCATTCAACTGGAGGTGGTGAAGTAATACGTTATGCAGCAAAATACGGAAAATTACGTGTTGCAAAAGCAGTAATTATTAGCGCTGTAACACCAATTATGATTCAAAACGAAACAAATCCTGAAGGAGTTCCATTATCAGTTTTTGACGAAATCAGACAAGGAACAGGATTTAATAGAGCGCAATATTTTTATGATTTCCCAATTCCGTTTTACGGATGGAACCGTGAAGGAAAAGTAGTTCAGGAAGGAATTAAACACAATTGGTGGCGTCAGGGAATGATGGGTTCGGTTTTGGCTCATTATGAAGGAATCAAAGCTTTCTCTGAATCAGATTTTACAGAAGATCTTAAAAGTTTAGATATTCCGGTTTTGGTTTTGCACGGAGAAGATGATCAGATCGTTCCTTACGGACAAGCGCCAAGAGCTGCAGCACTTTTGAAAAACGGAAAATTGATCTCTTACCCTGGTTTTCCTCATGGTATGCCAACTACAGAGGCAGAAACGATCAACAACGATATTTTGGCTTTTATTAAAGCATAA